A DNA window from Paenibacillus sp. HWE-109 contains the following coding sequences:
- a CDS encoding alpha-glucosidase/alpha-galactosidase — protein MSFKVAFIGAGSIGFTRGLLRDLLAVPEFHDVQVAFTDINQHNLDMVTELCQRDIRENGLSINIQATTDRKAALQDAKYVLCTIRVGGLEAFATDVDIPLKYGVDQCVGDTLCAGGIMYGQRGISEMLRICQDIREVASPDVLLLNYANPMAMLTWACNKYGQVRTIGLCHGVQHGHKQIAEVFGLSQKEVDIICAGINHQTWYIQASHKGKDLTGDLLEAFEQHPEFARTEKVRIDMLRRFGYYSTESNGHLSEYVPWYRKRASEIPDWIDMGSWINGETGGYLRVCTEGRNWFETDFPNWMKDPAYVYAAEKRSEEHGSYIIEGLETGRVYRGHFNLVNRGVIANLPDDAIIEAPGYVDRNGISMPHVGDLPLGPAAVCNVSISVQRLAVEAAVHGDDKLLRQAFMMDPLVGAVCNPKEIWQMVDEMLVAQEAWLPLYGSAISEAKARLAAGNLVPTRSYEGAARVKVKTVEEMQQDRNAANKNAGEADKGKDRATVNS, from the coding sequence ATGTCATTTAAAGTAGCTTTTATCGGTGCAGGCAGTATTGGTTTTACACGGGGACTATTGCGGGATTTGCTCGCAGTGCCAGAATTTCACGATGTACAAGTAGCGTTTACAGACATTAATCAACATAATTTAGATATGGTGACCGAGCTTTGCCAAAGGGATATCCGCGAGAATGGTTTGTCTATTAACATCCAAGCAACGACGGACCGCAAAGCAGCTTTGCAGGATGCGAAGTACGTATTATGTACAATTCGTGTGGGGGGCTTGGAAGCCTTCGCAACGGATGTGGATATCCCGCTGAAGTATGGCGTGGACCAATGTGTAGGCGATACGCTGTGTGCCGGCGGAATTATGTACGGGCAGCGCGGCATATCGGAAATGCTTCGCATTTGCCAGGATATCCGCGAGGTGGCTTCGCCTGATGTTCTGTTGTTGAATTATGCGAATCCGATGGCGATGCTCACTTGGGCTTGCAACAAATACGGTCAAGTGCGGACCATTGGCCTATGCCATGGCGTCCAGCATGGACATAAACAAATTGCCGAGGTATTCGGCTTGTCCCAAAAAGAAGTAGACATCATTTGCGCCGGGATCAATCACCAAACGTGGTATATCCAAGCTAGCCATAAGGGCAAGGATTTGACGGGCGATCTGTTGGAAGCTTTCGAGCAGCATCCGGAATTTGCCCGAACCGAAAAAGTGCGTATCGATATGCTGCGTCGCTTTGGCTACTACAGTACGGAATCGAATGGTCATTTGAGTGAATATGTGCCTTGGTACCGCAAGCGGGCGAGTGAAATCCCGGATTGGATTGATATGGGCAGCTGGATTAACGGAGAAACAGGCGGCTATTTGCGCGTTTGTACAGAGGGACGCAACTGGTTTGAAACCGATTTCCCGAATTGGATGAAAGATCCGGCCTATGTTTATGCAGCGGAGAAACGCAGTGAAGAGCACGGCTCCTATATCATTGAGGGACTGGAAACCGGCCGTGTGTATCGTGGACATTTCAACTTGGTCAATCGCGGAGTCATTGCCAATTTGCCGGATGACGCGATTATTGAAGCGCCAGGATATGTCGACCGGAACGGCATCTCGATGCCGCATGTAGGCGACCTGCCTCTTGGACCAGCTGCTGTCTGCAATGTCAGCATTTCTGTTCAGCGCCTGGCCGTTGAAGCGGCTGTGCATGGTGATGACAAGCTGCTGCGTCAAGCTTTTATGATGGACCCGCTCGTAGGCGCCGTGTGCAATCCCAAAGAAATTTGGCAGATGGTGGATGAAATGCTGGTTGCGCAGGAAGCATGGCTGCCTCTATACGGCTCTGCAATTTCCGAAGCCAAAGCACGCCTTGCCGCTGGAAATTTAGTGCCGACGCGCAGTTATGAAGGCGCCGCTCGCGTCAAAGTGAAAACCGTGGAAGAAATGCAGCAGGACCGTAACGCCGCGAACAAAAATGCTGGTGAAGCGGATAAGGGCAAGGATCGGGCGACAGTTAATTCGTAA
- a CDS encoding cupin domain-containing protein: MSNIGVWEAAEPGVTRCILKAEVGLMMMEVHFEPGAIGYQHSHVHEQMSYCLKGKIEFTIDGEVTVITQGQTAYIPSGAKHGVTALEESALLDVFTPIREDLVKR; the protein is encoded by the coding sequence ATGTCTAATATTGGCGTATGGGAAGCAGCTGAGCCTGGCGTAACACGCTGCATTCTGAAAGCGGAAGTTGGTTTAATGATGATGGAAGTTCACTTCGAGCCCGGTGCCATCGGATACCAACACAGCCATGTCCATGAGCAAATGTCCTATTGTTTAAAAGGTAAAATAGAGTTTACCATAGATGGTGAAGTTACTGTCATTACACAAGGCCAGACCGCGTACATCCCGAGTGGAGCGAAGCACGGTGTTACTGCCTTGGAAGAATCCGCTTTGCTAGACGTATTTACTCCGATTCGTGAAGATTTGGTGAAACGCTAA
- a CDS encoding sugar phosphate isomerase/epimerase family protein: protein MDGEIMGIGTLAHTVGQLPLKQLTEKLSGRGVDFVQLALSKAIRDIDTSIGKLSPALANHIGEQFHRSGIRIGVLGCYINPIHPDPQQRRLEINRFKEHLRFARDFGTSIVATETAELTTYLAHDAERYEDIGWTTLKQTVEELAEEAERWGVFIGLEPVATHTLSSSAKMARILEEVPSSNLGVVFDPVNLLPIAAIESQEAFLDQAFAAFGDRIVLAHLKDVNVQSDTLEAVRSGHGIFQTKSFLDKLHQAKPGVDISLEMVSDDNLDATIQYVRGLLG from the coding sequence ATGGATGGCGAGATAATGGGGATTGGCACGTTAGCTCATACAGTCGGACAGCTGCCACTGAAGCAACTAACGGAGAAGCTTAGCGGACGAGGCGTCGACTTCGTACAATTGGCGCTCAGCAAAGCGATTCGTGATATCGACACAAGTATTGGCAAACTCAGTCCCGCACTAGCGAACCATATCGGCGAGCAGTTTCATCGTTCTGGCATACGTATCGGCGTACTCGGCTGCTATATCAATCCGATTCATCCAGACCCGCAGCAGCGGCGTCTTGAGATCAATCGGTTCAAAGAGCATCTGCGATTTGCCCGAGATTTCGGGACTTCCATCGTCGCAACAGAAACCGCTGAATTAACGACTTATCTCGCTCACGATGCTGAGCGTTATGAAGATATTGGCTGGACGACACTTAAACAAACCGTCGAGGAACTAGCAGAGGAAGCGGAACGCTGGGGTGTTTTCATCGGTTTGGAGCCTGTTGCCACACATACACTGTCCAGCAGTGCAAAAATGGCACGGATTCTGGAAGAAGTTCCCTCCAGCAATCTGGGCGTCGTCTTTGATCCGGTCAACTTGCTCCCGATCGCGGCAATTGAATCGCAGGAAGCATTTCTCGATCAAGCTTTTGCTGCCTTCGGAGACCGGATCGTTCTTGCTCATTTGAAGGATGTTAACGTGCAAAGTGATACACTCGAGGCCGTGCGCTCAGGGCATGGTATTTTCCAAACAAAATCCTTTCTGGACAAGCTTCATCAAGCCAAGCCAGGCGTTGATATTTCGTTAGAGATGGTCTCCGATGATAATTTGGATGCCACCATTCAATATGTAAGAGGTCTACTGGGATAA
- a CDS encoding ABC transporter ATP-binding protein: MNRYFTNISGGNIRSLWPSALAAILDGIVKVIPAALLVDLFNTYYIFIADPNKALNVSRLWMDCIILFVWLLVSYATFALLYDKSYRAAYTLAAEGRLKLAEYLRHLSLGYFGKRDPGDLTNLLLGDYAQVEHTISHNVPQLITAIMLPILALVGLVFLDWRMSLAMFMAIPLGVLLLWLTDTLQAQLSRNHVQAKNEAASRMQEYLTGIREIKAHNLGGKRFERLRLSFDRLMRASIRLEGIMGPVIMGAMLLTRSGMTIMIVVGSYLLASGTLTLPVFLLFLLVGSRIFEPLTLVLMSYGEMRYSAYSAQRIMDVHREQPMQGTYSIKPYGSIVFDRVTFGYDAHSPVLKDMSFTIEPRTITALVGPSGSGKSTVTRLIARFWDVDQGSISIGGQSLRDADPEKLFKHISMVFQDVYLFQDTIGNNIRIGNMEATQEEVEEAAKRTCCHEFISQLPQGYDTPVGEGGSTLSGGEKQRLSIARALLKDAPIVLLDEATASLDPENESAVQQAINELVANKTLIIIAHRLKTIQNADSILVLDQGQLVQRGTHSELISQNGIYANLWNLQQDSDGWQVK, from the coding sequence ATGAATCGTTACTTTACTAACATTTCGGGAGGGAATATTCGAAGTTTGTGGCCTTCTGCCTTGGCCGCAATATTGGATGGGATCGTTAAAGTGATTCCAGCGGCGCTGTTAGTTGATCTTTTCAACACATACTACATTTTCATTGCTGATCCCAATAAAGCTTTAAATGTCAGCAGGCTTTGGATGGACTGTATTATTTTGTTCGTCTGGCTATTGGTATCGTATGCTACATTTGCGCTGCTGTACGATAAGTCGTATCGCGCAGCTTATACCTTAGCTGCCGAGGGAAGGCTTAAATTGGCCGAGTATCTGCGTCATTTATCCCTAGGCTACTTTGGCAAACGTGATCCCGGTGATTTAACGAATTTATTGTTAGGCGATTACGCGCAAGTGGAGCATACGATTTCTCATAATGTGCCGCAACTTATCACGGCCATTATGCTGCCAATCTTAGCGTTAGTTGGCTTGGTATTCCTCGATTGGCGAATGTCACTGGCCATGTTTATGGCTATACCGTTGGGCGTGCTGCTATTATGGCTGACAGACACGCTTCAGGCACAGCTCAGCAGGAATCATGTTCAAGCCAAGAATGAAGCAGCAAGTCGGATGCAAGAATATTTAACTGGCATTCGTGAAATTAAAGCACATAATCTGGGCGGGAAAAGATTCGAACGATTGCGTTTGTCCTTTGATCGCTTGATGCGTGCATCTATTCGCCTGGAAGGTATCATGGGACCCGTGATTATGGGAGCCATGCTGCTGACTCGGTCCGGGATGACAATTATGATTGTTGTCGGCAGTTATCTATTGGCAAGCGGAACACTTACACTTCCCGTCTTTCTCCTATTTTTGTTGGTGGGGAGCCGAATTTTTGAGCCATTGACCCTGGTGCTGATGAGCTATGGCGAAATGCGCTATTCCGCTTATAGTGCGCAGCGAATTATGGATGTGCACAGGGAACAGCCGATGCAGGGGACTTACAGCATAAAGCCGTATGGCTCGATTGTTTTCGATCGGGTAACCTTTGGTTATGATGCTCATTCGCCTGTGTTGAAAGACATGTCTTTCACCATTGAGCCCCGAACGATCACAGCCTTGGTGGGGCCTTCTGGCAGCGGGAAGAGTACCGTAACCCGCCTCATTGCCCGCTTCTGGGATGTAGATCAGGGGTCGATCAGCATTGGCGGGCAATCGCTCCGTGATGCCGATCCAGAGAAACTTTTCAAGCATATTTCGATGGTATTCCAAGATGTGTATCTGTTCCAGGATACCATCGGCAATAACATCCGAATCGGGAATATGGAAGCTACTCAGGAAGAGGTAGAAGAAGCAGCCAAGCGTACGTGCTGCCACGAATTCATCTCCCAATTGCCACAAGGTTATGACACGCCGGTGGGAGAAGGTGGCTCCACGCTATCAGGCGGGGAGAAGCAGCGACTTTCCATTGCGCGCGCATTATTGAAAGATGCCCCGATCGTGCTGCTTGACGAAGCGACGGCCTCGCTCGATCCCGAGAACGAATCCGCTGTGCAGCAGGCCATTAATGAGTTGGTTGCGAATAAAACTCTGATTATCATCGCCCACCGCCTAAAAACCATTCAAAACGCAGACAGCATTCTAGTGCTGGATCAAGGTCAGCTTGTTCAAAGAGGCACGCATAGCGAGCTAATCTCGCAGAATGGTATTTATGCGAATCTATGGAATTTGCAGCAGGATTCTGATGGTTGGCAAGTGAAGTAG
- a CDS encoding DeoR/GlpR family DNA-binding transcription regulator: MNPLRRYETIMEILLSQKEVTVNELSERLDVTGKTIREDLAKLEEKGLLLRIHGGAMLAQSDQLGILSAKEPNIKHADQKSEIATLALRYIQPRDIIALDGGGTTLEIARRLDNQPLTVVTNDLYIISELVHKDEIRLVVPGGYRLRNMLAGPEASEYISKLNIQKSFISATGVHLQHGFTIYTSDLVDYKRALIKSSAIVYGVVDHYKFGQCALRTFAALSEVAMILTDRSLPAETAQQFTEAGVPIVTH, translated from the coding sequence ATGAACCCATTACGCAGGTATGAAACTATCATGGAAATCCTGCTGTCACAGAAAGAAGTCACCGTTAACGAGCTTAGCGAGCGACTCGATGTGACAGGCAAAACGATTCGCGAGGATCTCGCCAAACTCGAGGAAAAAGGCCTGCTTCTCCGCATTCACGGCGGCGCGATGCTAGCCCAGAGCGATCAGCTGGGCATCCTTTCGGCCAAAGAGCCGAATATCAAGCATGCCGATCAGAAATCGGAGATTGCCACGCTCGCTCTGCGCTACATTCAGCCCAGAGACATTATTGCCCTCGACGGCGGCGGCACAACATTAGAAATTGCTAGGCGGCTGGATAATCAGCCGCTTACTGTTGTCACCAATGATCTCTATATCATCTCAGAGCTTGTCCACAAAGATGAGATCCGCTTGGTGGTACCGGGAGGCTACCGGCTTCGCAACATGCTTGCAGGTCCTGAAGCTTCGGAGTATATAAGCAAGCTCAACATTCAGAAATCATTTATTTCTGCCACTGGCGTTCATTTGCAGCATGGCTTTACGATCTATACAAGTGATCTTGTCGATTATAAGCGTGCCTTGATTAAGTCCAGTGCTATCGTATATGGCGTTGTCGATCATTACAAATTCGGTCAATGCGCATTGCGAACCTTTGCGGCGCTATCTGAGGTAGCCATGATCCTAACGGATCGTTCGCTCCCCGCCGAAACAGCCCAACAGTTTACAGAAGCAGGCGTTCCGATTGTAACTCACTAG
- a CDS encoding aspartate aminotransferase family protein, protein MENVKERTEELLHEANSSILFVANRPQIVMEHGEGMYVWDTEGKKYLDFIGGWAVTALGHSPKVIADALVQQAGKLVNVSPAFYNKPMIEFAQLLTGLSGLERVFFGSTGAEANESAIKLARKYGSVRKGGAYEVITANRSFHGRTLAMMAATGKPQWEQKFTPQMPGFVKVPFNDIEAVRSAITPKTCAVMLELIQGEGGVHEVSLDYVKELRSLCDEQGVLLIFDEIQTGLGRTGRMFAFEHYGVTPDVLTLAKGIGGGFPLSAMLAKEAFNLFEPGDQGGTYTGQPLGMAVGLAVVGELIERKLPAQAAKQGAYLQTKLREVQAKYGLSGIRGKGLLLAFDLPEPRGEELVAACLEAGLLINSSSPQTIRLMPALVVTDEEIDRMMSILCAVMDQLILT, encoded by the coding sequence GTGGAAAATGTCAAAGAGCGTACAGAGGAACTTCTGCATGAAGCGAACTCATCAATTTTATTTGTAGCAAATCGGCCTCAGATCGTGATGGAGCATGGCGAAGGAATGTATGTCTGGGATACGGAAGGGAAGAAGTACTTGGATTTTATCGGCGGTTGGGCGGTCACTGCATTAGGGCATTCTCCCAAAGTCATTGCAGATGCCTTAGTGCAGCAAGCGGGCAAACTGGTTAATGTGAGTCCGGCTTTCTATAATAAGCCGATGATTGAGTTCGCCCAGTTGCTTACAGGGCTGAGCGGGTTAGAGCGTGTATTTTTTGGCAGCACGGGGGCTGAGGCCAATGAAAGTGCTATTAAGCTTGCACGCAAATATGGCTCCGTCCGTAAAGGCGGAGCGTATGAGGTAATCACAGCGAACCGCAGCTTCCATGGCAGAACACTGGCGATGATGGCGGCTACCGGCAAACCTCAGTGGGAGCAAAAGTTTACTCCGCAGATGCCTGGCTTCGTCAAGGTGCCTTTTAATGACATCGAAGCTGTCCGTTCAGCAATAACACCTAAGACATGTGCGGTTATGCTGGAACTTATCCAGGGAGAAGGCGGCGTTCATGAGGTCAGTCTGGACTATGTGAAGGAACTGCGCAGTCTCTGTGACGAGCAAGGAGTGCTGCTGATTTTCGATGAGATCCAAACCGGACTTGGTCGAACAGGCCGGATGTTCGCTTTCGAGCACTATGGTGTAACCCCGGATGTGCTAACTTTGGCCAAAGGAATTGGCGGCGGGTTCCCGCTTTCAGCAATGCTGGCCAAAGAAGCGTTTAATTTGTTCGAACCTGGGGATCAAGGCGGCACTTATACAGGGCAGCCGCTGGGGATGGCTGTAGGGTTGGCCGTTGTGGGCGAGTTGATCGAGCGTAAATTGCCAGCGCAAGCGGCCAAACAAGGTGCCTATTTGCAAACTAAGCTCCGTGAAGTTCAGGCCAAGTATGGCTTAAGCGGTATTCGCGGCAAAGGCTTGCTGCTTGCTTTTGATCTTCCAGAGCCTCGTGGTGAGGAATTGGTAGCAGCCTGTCTAGAGGCTGGATTATTAATTAATTCCTCAAGCCCGCAGACGATTCGCTTAATGCCAGCTCTTGTCGTTACCGATGAGGAGATCGATCGGATGATGAGCATTTTATGCGCTGTGATGGACCAGCTCATCTTGACATGA
- a CDS encoding LysE/ArgO family amino acid transporter yields the protein MLTTVLHGLMLGIGLILPVGVQNVFIFNQGASQRTYFRALPAIFTASICDTCLILAAVLGMSFVVLSFSWLQVILYGCGFIFLLYMGWVLWKSKSGASSAQQVSTPGKQIVFAASVSLLNPHAIMDTIGVIGTNSLHYTGSDKWLFTLSVILVSWLWFCGLAFAGRVVGKRDFSGLFLAKLNKVSACLIWGVALYMGYQLL from the coding sequence GTGTTAACCACCGTATTACATGGATTAATGCTGGGCATAGGGCTTATTTTACCCGTCGGCGTACAAAATGTGTTTATTTTCAATCAAGGGGCCAGTCAGCGCACTTACTTCCGGGCATTGCCAGCTATTTTCACAGCGTCGATTTGCGATACATGCCTCATTTTAGCTGCGGTTCTGGGCATGTCTTTCGTAGTGCTAAGTTTTTCTTGGCTGCAAGTCATACTCTACGGCTGTGGATTCATTTTCTTGTTGTATATGGGGTGGGTGTTGTGGAAAAGCAAATCTGGTGCCTCATCAGCTCAGCAAGTCAGCACACCAGGCAAACAAATCGTCTTCGCCGCCTCCGTTTCGTTGCTGAATCCGCATGCCATTATGGACACGATCGGTGTCATAGGCACGAACTCTTTGCATTATACCGGCAGCGACAAATGGCTGTTCACACTCAGCGTCATTCTGGTTTCTTGGCTTTGGTTTTGCGGCTTGGCTTTTGCGGGGCGCGTAGTAGGGAAACGGGATTTCAGCGGACTTTTCCTCGCCAAACTAAATAAAGTATCGGCTTGCTTGATCTGGGGCGTAGCGCTGTATATGGGCTATCAATTGTTGTAA
- a CDS encoding AraC family transcriptional regulator, with protein sequence MTDNGKLFPALESAAPSHPQVMAYYFKQWLGFDMPFHRHDAVEIMYTIQGFCVVEIQTNASQVDSVSLKKGEFIIINANVPHRLIVEEENPCRMLNVEFRFMEQKGVFPSIQQLASEESLLAAILGVASPYLVLRDPDEVYHIMKSLVLELDKSPAKSDTMVQLLIAQLLIRIARLWREATSGGLAQSEWYVKQSLDYLHQNYDRDIQVKDIAGAVNLHPGYLQRIFKSVTGQTLMAYLTGIRMEKAKMLLLETDVPIAEISDYIGVGSRQYFHMLFKDYTNSTPTEFRKSMNTHQMNYPKES encoded by the coding sequence ATGACCGATAACGGAAAGCTTTTCCCGGCGCTGGAGTCAGCGGCGCCGAGCCATCCGCAAGTGATGGCGTACTATTTTAAACAATGGCTCGGCTTCGATATGCCTTTTCATCGGCATGATGCGGTTGAAATCATGTACACGATTCAAGGTTTCTGTGTCGTAGAAATTCAGACTAATGCCTCGCAGGTGGACAGTGTGAGTCTTAAAAAGGGCGAATTTATTATCATTAACGCAAATGTCCCGCATCGTTTGATCGTAGAAGAGGAGAATCCGTGCCGGATGCTCAATGTAGAGTTCCGCTTCATGGAACAGAAGGGCGTATTTCCTTCTATTCAGCAATTGGCATCGGAAGAGAGCTTATTGGCTGCTATTTTGGGCGTGGCTTCGCCCTATTTGGTGCTTCGTGACCCGGATGAAGTGTACCATATCATGAAAAGTTTGGTGCTCGAATTGGACAAATCGCCTGCGAAGAGTGACACGATGGTGCAATTGCTCATTGCACAGTTGTTGATTCGGATAGCGAGACTTTGGCGTGAAGCGACGTCCGGCGGTTTGGCGCAGAGCGAATGGTATGTGAAGCAAAGCCTGGATTATTTGCATCAAAATTATGACCGGGACATTCAGGTAAAGGATATTGCGGGCGCCGTTAATTTGCATCCAGGCTATTTGCAGCGCATTTTCAAATCGGTCACAGGGCAAACCTTGATGGCTTATTTAACAGGGATTCGGATGGAAAAAGCCAAGATGCTCCTGCTGGAAACCGATGTGCCAATCGCTGAAATCAGTGATTATATCGGGGTTGGCAGCCGGCAGTATTTCCATATGCTGTTCAAAGACTACACGAACAGTACACCGACAGAATTTCGCAAATCGATGAATACTCATCAAATGAATTATCCGAAAGAAAGTTAG
- the kduI gene encoding 5-dehydro-4-deoxy-D-glucuronate isomerase — translation MDIRYASHPNEVKQFDTERLQAEFQINSLFTANEITLVYSHVDRFIIGGVLPITGSLQLQADKKEMAADYFLERREIGIINVGGPGTITVDGTVYNMASKDGIFIGLGSKEISFASDNAADPAKFYFNSTPAHQTYPTVKISISEATPAHLGSINTSNERTIYKYIHTGGAQSCQLVMGMTLLKPGNMWNTMPSHTHNRRSEVYFYFDMPEDAVVFHMMGEPQQTRHVVMRNEQAVISPSWSIHSGVGTNNYTFIWGMAGENQIFDDMDPVAMKDLK, via the coding sequence ATGGATATTCGCTACGCATCCCACCCTAATGAAGTCAAACAATTTGATACGGAACGCCTTCAAGCTGAGTTTCAAATTAATTCGCTGTTCACAGCTAATGAGATTACACTTGTATACTCTCACGTAGACCGTTTCATTATCGGTGGTGTTCTTCCGATTACAGGTTCGCTTCAACTGCAAGCAGACAAGAAAGAAATGGCCGCTGATTACTTCCTGGAGCGCCGCGAGATCGGCATCATCAATGTCGGCGGTCCTGGTACAATTACAGTTGACGGCACCGTATACAACATGGCATCCAAGGATGGCATCTTTATCGGTCTTGGCTCCAAAGAAATCTCATTTGCAAGTGACAATGCCGCTGATCCAGCCAAATTCTACTTCAACTCTACACCAGCGCACCAAACGTATCCAACAGTGAAAATCTCCATCAGTGAAGCTACACCAGCTCACTTAGGCAGTATCAATACGTCCAATGAGCGCACGATTTATAAATATATCCACACAGGCGGCGCACAAAGCTGTCAACTCGTTATGGGCATGACGCTGTTGAAACCGGGCAACATGTGGAACACGATGCCTTCTCATACGCATAACCGCCGTTCCGAAGTGTACTTCTACTTCGATATGCCGGAAGATGCGGTTGTTTTCCATATGATGGGCGAGCCGCAACAAACGCGCCACGTTGTTATGCGCAATGAGCAAGCGGTAATCTCCCCAAGCTGGTCCATCCATAGCGGTGTAGGCACGAATAACTACACATTCATTTGGGGTATGGCCGGCGAAAATCAAATTTTCGACGATATGGACCCAGTCGCGATGAAAGACCTTAAATAG
- the kduD gene encoding 2-dehydro-3-deoxy-D-gluconate 5-dehydrogenase KduD → MTLFNLAGKTAFVTGASGGLGQAMAIGLAEAGANVIAVSSSESVQTVEAIRALGGKAELIAADLSNEDILEDVVNKAIGFYGSIDILVNNAGIIRRTPAVDHGRQDWHDVIDLNLNSAFFLCQLIGRHMIERGSGKIINIASMLTYQGGINVPGYTASKHAIAGVTKALANEWAGKGIQINAIAPGYMTTNNTAPILKDEKRTQSITDRIPAGRWGSPEDLKGPVVFLSSTASDYMNGHVLCVDGGWMAR, encoded by the coding sequence ATGACACTTTTTAATTTAGCAGGCAAAACAGCTTTCGTAACCGGCGCTTCCGGCGGTCTTGGTCAAGCGATGGCCATCGGACTTGCTGAAGCTGGCGCGAATGTGATTGCCGTTTCCTCTTCCGAAAGCGTACAAACTGTAGAAGCTATCCGCGCGTTGGGCGGCAAAGCCGAACTGATAGCGGCAGATCTTAGCAACGAAGACATCCTGGAGGATGTTGTGAATAAAGCAATCGGTTTCTATGGCAGTATCGACATTCTCGTGAATAATGCGGGCATCATCCGCCGTACGCCAGCTGTTGATCATGGCCGTCAAGATTGGCATGACGTCATTGACTTAAACTTGAACTCCGCCTTTTTCTTATGCCAATTGATTGGACGCCATATGATTGAACGCGGCAGCGGCAAAATCATCAATATCGCCTCCATGCTCACTTATCAAGGCGGTATTAACGTGCCTGGCTATACAGCGAGCAAACATGCGATTGCCGGCGTGACGAAAGCGCTAGCCAACGAATGGGCTGGAAAAGGCATTCAGATCAACGCGATTGCTCCTGGTTATATGACAACGAACAACACAGCACCAATTCTAAAAGACGAGAAACGCACACAATCGATCACCGATCGTATTCCGGCAGGTCGTTGGGGATCTCCGGAGGATCTCAAAGGTCCGGTTGTCTTCTTATCCTCCACAGCTTCAGACTATATGAACGGTCACGTGCTTTGCGTGGACGGCGGATGGATGGCGAGATAA
- a CDS encoding GlcG/HbpS family heme-binding protein has product MKSVLKLELEEAKVMIEAGIEAARAAGTAETICIVDDGGYLIALERMNGARNTSPDMAIAKAFTASGHRRSTHLFTQPGGPATIHGEAFGIHAMMPGKFAIFVGGIPIVVNGTVIGGVGVSGGAGEDDIAVGVAALKALQRHLGNSYTVLTEPDIKK; this is encoded by the coding sequence ATGAAATCCGTATTAAAATTGGAATTAGAAGAAGCGAAGGTCATGATAGAAGCGGGTATTGAAGCAGCAAGAGCGGCCGGCACAGCGGAGACGATCTGCATTGTCGATGATGGCGGGTACTTGATTGCGTTGGAACGAATGAATGGCGCTCGGAATACGAGTCCGGACATGGCGATTGCCAAAGCCTTCACCGCCAGCGGTCACAGGCGTTCGACGCATTTATTCACGCAGCCTGGGGGGCCGGCGACGATACATGGGGAAGCTTTTGGCATACATGCGATGATGCCGGGCAAGTTTGCTATTTTCGTTGGCGGCATTCCTATTGTGGTTAATGGAACTGTCATCGGGGGTGTCGGTGTCAGCGGAGGGGCCGGGGAAGATGATATTGCTGTTGGTGTTGCTGCACTGAAGGCGCTGCAGCGTCATTTGGGGAATTCTTATACGGTTCTAACGGAGCCGGATATCAAAAAGTAA
- a CDS encoding DJ-1/PfpI family protein — MKIAFVLFDGVTTLDFTGFYEAITWLRILGAKADVSWDFCAMQEEITDDRGLTMKANRVSPDLSGYGLVFVPGGFATRQLRYDADFIAWLQTASAATYKVSVCTGALLLGAAGFLKGKKATTNPSAYELLAPYCAEVIETRLVKDGNLFTGGGVSASLDLGLFVVESLTDSGFVQQVQVKMDYPYYRAGQYSVISTKLI, encoded by the coding sequence ATGAAAATTGCCTTCGTTTTGTTTGATGGTGTAACAACGCTAGACTTCACAGGGTTCTATGAAGCAATTACTTGGCTGCGGATACTGGGGGCAAAAGCTGATGTTTCCTGGGACTTCTGTGCCATGCAAGAGGAAATAACCGATGATCGCGGGTTAACAATGAAAGCTAATCGTGTCTCTCCCGATCTTTCCGGTTATGGTTTGGTATTTGTCCCCGGTGGATTTGCAACCCGTCAACTACGATATGATGCTGACTTTATCGCATGGCTCCAAACTGCATCTGCCGCGACTTACAAAGTTTCTGTCTGCACAGGCGCATTGCTGCTTGGGGCAGCCGGTTTTCTTAAAGGCAAGAAGGCCACAACCAATCCATCAGCTTATGAATTATTAGCCCCTTACTGTGCGGAGGTTATCGAAACACGCCTTGTCAAAGACGGAAATCTCTTTACCGGAGGCGGCGTTTCGGCCTCGCTCGACTTAGGCTTGTTTGTCGTTGAATCCCTTACGGATTCCGGGTTCGTGCAGCAAGTACAAGTGAAGATGGACTATCCCTACTATCGCGCAGGGCAATATTCTGTGATATCTACAAAACTAATTTAA